From Aedes albopictus strain Foshan chromosome 1, AalbF5, whole genome shotgun sequence, one genomic window encodes:
- the LOC134285358 gene encoding uncharacterized protein K02A2.6-like codes for MLRLRQQVSDCGFDKYSEDVKDVLTEVFLIDAIIEGCQSQELRRRILQQDRALAEIEALGVTLEGIDNQVKGFGGRYKQNEADQRVFRIGAAQIPFHKRRNQQEQEKRKFGARDGIKCFNCARRDHISTSETCPARGKVCRTCKIVGHFESCCRSRKFGKAPAEAKKVRAVEESGPVALPGDESIESASKTYYTFHAGNESNVIACNVGGVQLNLLVDSGSDVNLIPDNVWEYLKQAKVTVQQCVKGSDKVLKGYANDNPLPILGTFRANVDVGQKTVQAEFYVIVGGQRSIFGDKTAKELGILYVGLHVNQIDSAVVPFPKIKDVQVQIHTDPDIKPVFQPVRRVPIPLEAAVDRKLDALLAMDIIEVKSGPATWVSPLVVVGKKNGEPRICLDLRRVNQAVLRERHPMPVVEEYLARLGKGTIWSKLDIKDAFLQVELAPESRDVTTFITNKGLFRFKRLPFGLVVAPELFQKVMDQILAGCEGTHWYLDDVIVEGKDLQEHDKRLNEVLKRFEDRSVLLNWDKCVFRAEKVEFIGHHISDEGILPSSSKIDAILSFRRPENASEVRSFFGSCQLFK; via the exons ATGCTCCGCCTGCGTCAGCAGGTATCTGATTGCGGCTTCGATAAATATTCCGAGGATGTTAAGGACGTTCTGACGGAGGTCTTTTTGATCGACGCAATTATTGAAGGGTGTCAATCCCAGGAGCTTCGACGTCGAATACTGCAGCAGGATAGGGCGTTGGCTGAAATCGAGGCTTTAGGTGTGACACTGGAAGGGATTGACAACCAGGTCAAAGGTTTTGGTGGAAGATATAAGCAAAATGAAGCAGATCAGAGGGTATTCAGGATCGGTGCTGCACAAATTCCGTTTCATAAGAGGAGAAACCAGCAGGAGCAGGAGAAGCGCAAATTCGGTGCAAGGGATGGAATCAAATGCTTCAACTGTGCGCGACGTGATCATATCTCGACATCTGAAACATGCCCAGCCAGAGGTAAAGTCTGCCGAACTTGTAAGATCGTCGGACATTTTGAATCATGCTGTCGGTCACGTAAGTTTGGTAAGGCACCCGCGGAAGCTAAGAAGGTACGAGCGGTAGAAGAGTCGGGACCCGTTGCTCTTCCGGGAGATGAATCAATTGAGTCTGCTTCCAAAACTTATTACACCTTCCACGCCGGAAATGAGAGCAACGTGATTGCCTGTAATGTTGGTGGTGTCCAGTTGAATTTGCTTGTGGACTCTGGCTCGGATGTGAATTTGATTCCTGATAATGTGTGGGAGTACCTCAAACAGGCAAAGGTAACTGTTCAGCAGTGCGTAAAGGGAAGTGACAAGGTGCTGAAAGGATACGCTAACGACAACCCGCTACCGATTCTAGGCACATTCAGGGCGAATGTGGACGTGGGCCAGAAAACCGTGCAGGCAGAATTCTACGTGATTGTTGGCGGTCAACGAAGCATCTTCGGTGACAAGACTGCAAAAGAATTGGGAATTCTTTATGTGGGTCTGCATGTTAACCAAATCGATTCAGCGGTTGTTCCCTTCCCGAAGATCAAGGATGTACAAGTGCAAATCCACACCGATCCGGATATCAAGCCCGTTTTCCAACCAGTCAGGCGTGTACCTATTCCACTGGAGGCCGCTGTGGATAGAAAACTGGACGCACTTCTAGCGATGGACATCATCGAAGTGAAAAGCGGACCTGCTACTTGGGTCTCACCTTTGGTCGTTGTTGGGAAGAAAAATGGTGAGCCAAGAATTTGTCTCGACCTTCGACGCGTAAATCAGGCCGTACTGCGTGAACGGCATCCTATGCCGGTCGTAGAAGAATACCTTGCAAGGTTGGGAAAAGGCACGATCTGGAGCAAGCTCGACATTAAGGATGCATTTCTACAG GTTGAATTAGCTCCAGAATCGAGAGATGTCACCACGTTCATTACGAACAAAGGCCTTTTTCGTTTTAAACGACTTCCATTTGGTTTGGTGGTTGCACCCGAGCTATTTCAGAAGGTCATGGACCAGATTTTAGCTGGGTGCGAAGGTACTCATTGGTACCTTGATGATGTTATCGTAGAGGGGAAAGACCTGCAGGAACATGATAAGCGATTAAATGAAGTATTGAAGCGTTTTGAGGACAGGTCAGTTCTTCTAAACTGGGATAAATGTGTGTTCAGGGCTGAAAAGGTTGAGTTTATTGGTCACCACATTTCTGACGAGGGCATTCTTCCATCAAGTTCGAAGATCGACGCCATTCTATCTTTTCGTCGGCCAGAAAACGCATCAGAGGTTCGAAGTTTTTTTGGGTCTTGCCAACTATTTAAATAA